A segment of the uncultured Desulfobulbus sp. genome:
CTTTTTTCCCAACCCCAAGACAAATCGACGAACTCCGGAAGCGAACAGTTGACTGGTTATCTTCCGATGGACTAACTGGTAGGCGATATCACGATACCGCACAATAGGCCCTGCAACCAATTGAGGAAAAAGCGTAACAAAACAAGCAAAATTAACAAAACTTCTTGTTGCCTTAACGTGCCCTCGATACACATCAATGGTATAACTCATTGACTGAAATGTGTAGAAACTGATTCCAAGTGGAAGAGCCACCTCCATTACATTTTTCAGCTGCCATCCCATTGGCACTATCGCATTGTAACTATCAACCCCAAAATTAAAGTACTTAAAGAACCCAAGCAACAACAGGTTGGATGCCAGGGAGAGAACCAGACCACCTCGCTGAAGTCCTGAACGAGGCCCGCCCTCCTTCAAAACCTTTATATCCCCTTTGGCAAAACCTCCAGAAATCAGTAAACCACAAAAGAAATCAACGCAGGTTGAAACGATAATTATCCAGATAAGCCAACCTTCACCCCAAAAATAAAAGATCAGGCTAAAGCACAACAAACACACATTGGCTATTTGTCGAAATTTGGTAGCGTGCTTATGCTGTAACGAAACAGGAATAAATAACAGATGATAAACAGCCAAGACAAAAGGTAAAAACAAAAATAAAAATATATTTGAGCTAAAAACCATAAAAACTACCTTGTGTAGGTTAGCAGACAAGTGCTCACAATTAGCAAGCAACCAAGATGGATAGGAAGCATTAAAATGCCTTTACTGATATCAATAGCCCATACTGTTTGGCCAATAAAAAGAGGCACCATGTGTCTTCTTGCTTGTGCCCCACTTTTGCTCCTCAAAATCAGCCTGTAACCACTCTGAAAGTAACGATGCACCGGATTTTTCCTGGCGCATCTATGCAGTGACATGTTACAGCGCTATACTAGTTTGATTTCATCTCTAAATTTTATAAAAGTTGTCCCCCACCGGAGCCTCACAACTTCATTATTCTCATTCTGTTTGTTCACCCCAAAGAAACTGACCTGGATCATAGCCGACATTCGACATGCCAACGACATCCGGACAAAAAACAATACTCTGGTGGGGTCGTTTTGACCCTGCCTATTCAAGAAACGCCATTATATTGCAAGCACTCAACTTGCTTGACTGGAAGGTTAACTTTTTTTTCCCACACATCTCGGCAACTGCTGATATTGAAGCATTGTGGGGTGTCCGCGAAAAACCAGACGCTCTCTGGGTCCCTTGTTTCCGGCAACGTGATTACCAGGCAGCAAGACGATTTGCCAAGCGTAGAAAGATCCCTCTTATCTTTGACCCTTTGATCAGCGCATACGACAAACGTGTTTTTGAATTTGAGAAGGTGAACGCAAACAGCTCAAAGGCCCAAAAACTCAAAGATTGGGAAACACTAATGTTTTCATCTGCCGATATGGTATTGGCAGACACAACGGCACACAAATCGTTTTTTGAACAAGACTTGGGTGCTTCGCCCAAAAGCTGCTTTGTTGTTCCGGTTGGGGCCGATCAAAATATATTCCGCCCTCAACCATTTCACCCCCTATCCAGCCCCCCGGAAATTTTATTTTATGGAAGTTTTCTGCCTCTACATGGCCCTGAAACAATCATTGAGGCTGCCCGACTTTGCCCTACGGCGCATTGGACTTTAATAGGAAACGGAAGTCTCAGAGAAGCCTGCGAGACACAAGCAGAAGGACTCTCAAACCTTTCTATCGAATCACCGATTCCTTATTCAGAGCTCCCAGATCGCATCAAACAGGCTGATATTCTACTCGGGATTTTTGGCACCACACCTAAAGCAGGCCGGGTCATACCAAACAAAGTTTTTCAGGCACTCTCCTGCGGACGTCCGATTGTGACCCGATCATCTAATGTCTACCCCCCCGAAAGTCTAGAAAAAAACAGCGGGCTGGTCTTTGTAGCGCCAGGCGATTCGAAGGCTTTAGCAAATGCGGTAACACGACTTCTGGCATCGGAAGAAAATTTGAAACGATTTGGCAACAATGCACTACAGACATTCAATTCATGCTTTTCTTTTGATAAAATCACCCATGCACTTAAACAGGCATTATCCTCCCTGGATTTCGACATTCAATAATTCTTACAATCCATCTCCATATGCATAAATTTTGTTGTGTTATCTTCTCATTTAATCGTGCAATGCAGTTGGATCTGACGTTACGATCACTTACCGAAATGCTCGAGAATCCGCATGTCGCCTACACGGTTATATATGACTGCACCTCGCTCCATAAAAATTCCTACGAGCAACTCATCAGGGAATGGACAAATAAAAACATTTGTTTCAAACGGTGTGACCGGCGATATCGTTCCTTCCGGGAAAACTTCAAATACCTTTTACAGGCTGGTAACCTGTACCGATTCCTCAAAATCAAATCAATGCGAACACGCTTTGATAATTTTAAAGAATTGGTCGAAGAAACAATTAGGGAATCAAAAGCCCCTTTTACTTTTTTCAGCACAGACGACCAGTACCTCTTCAAATCGACGTACATTCCTGAAAAAGCTCTCCAGTGCATTGCAGATGACCCGACAAATGTCAGCTTCCGACTCGGCATGAGTGACCGACTCAAAAATGAACGGGCTCTCCCCGAAAAAATAAAGGTAAATCGACTGGATTATGACGAAAATGAATATCAGGGGACACTACTGACCTGGGATGCCCGTGACCCAAACGCAACAAAACTCTGGGAATACAGCTTTAATGTAGATTTTCAAATCTATCAGTCCGATGCGTTACTCGACTTCCTCTCGCCAATTCTCTATCACATCCCGACCACTCTGGAGTATGCGGGGCTGCGAGTTGCTCGAAAAAATGATCGTTTTCGAAAATTGATCGGAACCACAGAGAAAACGATTATTGGCATGCAACTTAACCTCGCTCAAACCCTTGTTAACAACGTAGCCGCGAACTTTTCCCTGGACGCACTCAGCTCACTGTATACCCAAGGGTACCGCCTCACTATTCCGAAAGAACAGCTTACAGACATTGATTGGCTATTTATGCCACAAACTCTTTTCTTTTATAAAAAGTCACAACCTGACACCATTTTCGAGTTCAAGGATATTGCATAGATGAAAATACTGCATGTTGCCAATTTTTCACATCTCGACGCCCGCACTTTTCATTATGCATGCGACCGAAAATTGAATAATGCTTTGACTCGTAACGGCCACTGTGTCTTCGACTTTAGCTATCGTGATATTGCGCGCGCCCAGGGCTTATTTAAGCACACCAAGTGGGGCATTCCCAAAATGAACAAGCAGCTCATTGATAGAGTCTCCTCTTTCAGGCCAGACCTTCTACTTTTGGCGCATAGCGAGCTCATCACCCTGGAAACCCTGCAGACAGTCCGCAATAAATTTCCCTCCATGGCTGTCGCCATGTGGTATGTCGACGGACTTTGCTACCCTGAGCGAATAGCCTTTATCAAAAAACGTCTTCCCTTTCTTGATGCCTTCTTTGCCACCACGGCGGGATCAGATCTCGCCGCACTTAAAAGGCCTCAGCTCCAAGTTGCCTACATCCCCAACCCGGTCGATCCCACCATCGAAACGGGCAAAAACTTTGAAAATGACCATTTCACAACTGACTTTTTCTATTGTGGAAGGGACCACAAAGAACCGGAGCGACGAGACTTTCTCCTTGCGCTCGCCCAAAAACTCGACTACCTCAGCACTGAATTCCGAGGCTGCCTCAATCAACCTGGCGCTTTTGGCGCAGACTACACCGACCTTCTTCAAACAAGCAAACTGGGCCTCAACTATAGTCGCAGAAATGATGTAAAATGGATGAGTTCTGATCGGCTGGTTCACCTCACCGGCAACGGCATCCTCACCTGCTGCCCGAGGGTCCCAGGGCTAGACACGCTTTACCATGACGATGAAGTTATCTACTTTAACGGCCTAGACGACCTGCTCGATAAAATTCGCTTTTACCATCTACATGATGACAAACGCAAAACCGTTGCCCAGGCTGGCTGGAAACGAGCACACGAATCATTTAATGCCGACCGAATTACCCGTTTTATGATTGAAAATATTTTCAGAACCCCTTACACGGCCCCCTATGAATGGCTCGAAGAGGTCTATTAAACAATTTTACGGCTGCCCCTAAACAGCTCTCCCGCTCGAAGCGCTGATAGTTTTTACTTTGAGCCCTCTGCATTTCATATTCCTAGAAATTTCTTCAGTAATGGAAGATTGCAAGGCCTGTATTTACATGTTAACTTATGCCAATTTTCTTTTCACAGCCCTACGATTTATTACTAGAAGCTAAAAGTAGCAACAACGATTATTTTTGTTCACCCGCGCTGTCTTCGGCAGACCAAATAGACTTTGAGCATGAATCCGCAATTTGATCCAATCATCTATGAAGGCGGCAAAAAACTTCCCCGCATTAATCGTAAAGTCAAATACCTCCTGCGCTTATTCAATGCAGGAATCCGCTTATCCCGCCCTTTCCTCCTCCAATCACTGGGGTATTCTGCCAAGGTCGATATCCGGCAAGGTATTAACTTCACATCGGGACAGGTGTTTTGCGAAGGGAAAGCCGCTTTAAGCGACACTTTTTTCGTCGATTATGCGCCAGTATATATTGGAGAAAATGCTGGCTTTTCATTCCAAAATACAGTGGTAACCTCTACCCACGACCCGCTTGATCGTGACAGAGTCCTAACTCAACCGATTTACTTAGAACGAAATGTTTGGATCACCACCAATGTCACCATCCTTGGCGGTGTTCGCATCGGAGAAAACAGCATTATAGGTGCCGGGAGTGTCGTCTGTAGAGATATCCCCCCCAACGTTTTTGCCGCAGGCAATCCCTGCAAACCGATTAAGCCCATCACTCCCTAAACTGTGAAGGAGCTCATAGCTCATGAACGGGGCTTTGCCAACGAGAAGTGTTGTGCTA
Coding sequences within it:
- a CDS encoding glycosyltransferase, which translates into the protein MPTTSGQKTILWWGRFDPAYSRNAIILQALNLLDWKVNFFFPHISATADIEALWGVREKPDALWVPCFRQRDYQAARRFAKRRKIPLIFDPLISAYDKRVFEFEKVNANSSKAQKLKDWETLMFSSADMVLADTTAHKSFFEQDLGASPKSCFVVPVGADQNIFRPQPFHPLSSPPEILFYGSFLPLHGPETIIEAARLCPTAHWTLIGNGSLREACETQAEGLSNLSIESPIPYSELPDRIKQADILLGIFGTTPKAGRVIPNKVFQALSCGRPIVTRSSNVYPPESLEKNSGLVFVAPGDSKALANAVTRLLASEENLKRFGNNALQTFNSCFSFDKITHALKQALSSLDFDIQ
- a CDS encoding glycosyltransferase, with the protein product MKILHVANFSHLDARTFHYACDRKLNNALTRNGHCVFDFSYRDIARAQGLFKHTKWGIPKMNKQLIDRVSSFRPDLLLLAHSELITLETLQTVRNKFPSMAVAMWYVDGLCYPERIAFIKKRLPFLDAFFATTAGSDLAALKRPQLQVAYIPNPVDPTIETGKNFENDHFTTDFFYCGRDHKEPERRDFLLALAQKLDYLSTEFRGCLNQPGAFGADYTDLLQTSKLGLNYSRRNDVKWMSSDRLVHLTGNGILTCCPRVPGLDTLYHDDEVIYFNGLDDLLDKIRFYHLHDDKRKTVAQAGWKRAHESFNADRITRFMIENIFRTPYTAPYEWLEEVY